In Deferribacter desulfuricans SSM1, the following are encoded in one genomic region:
- the ribE gene encoding 6,7-dimethyl-8-ribityllumazine synthase, translating to MNVKIYEGKYDGTGLKFAIVASRFNDFIVKSLVAGAVDALVRHNVKEEDIVVFKTPGAFEIPLLAKKVAKTKKFDAVIALGAVIRGGTPHFDYVASEVAKGVAKAAYDTEVPVIFGVLTTDTIEQAIERAGTKAGNKGAEAALSALEIVNIEKMI from the coding sequence ATGAATGTAAAAATTTATGAAGGTAAATATGATGGTACTGGTTTAAAATTTGCTATTGTAGCTTCTAGGTTTAACGATTTTATAGTTAAAAGTCTTGTTGCAGGTGCAGTAGACGCATTAGTTAGACATAATGTAAAAGAGGAAGATATTGTAGTATTTAAAACACCTGGTGCTTTTGAAATACCTTTGTTAGCGAAAAAAGTTGCTAAAACTAAGAAATTTGATGCTGTGATAGCTTTAGGTGCGGTTATCAGAGGTGGAACTCCACATTTTGATTATGTGGCAAGTGAAGTGGCAAAAGGGGTTGCGAAAGCTGCTTATGATACTGAGGTTCCTGTTATTTTTGGTGTTTTAACAACAGATACTATTGAACAGGCAATAGAGAGGGCTGGTACAAAGGCAGGTAATAAAGGTGCTGAAGCTGCTCTTTCCGCTTTAGAAATTGTAAATATTGAAAAGATGATTTAA
- the pilB gene encoding type IV-A pilus assembly ATPase PilB, translated as MVSAKIGALLLSENLITEEQLEKALEIQKKEGGRLGSILIKLGYVDEKKIAEFLSKQYGVPFVDLKEIQVDDKILSLIPQEMMQKFLVVPFDREGQTLKVAIADPSNVYAMEELRFLTGFNIKPYVAVESAIREFLEKRGSSESNVLAEFEEMDLEDLEFEELEEEEKSAEALKKEVEDTPVVKLVNYILNEAVKRGASDIHVEPYEKDFRVRLRVDGVMHELIRPPRKIKDAVTSRLKILANLDIAEKRLPQDGRIKIKLQGRSIDMRVSTLPVLYGEKVVLRILDKSNLQLDLEKLGFEESSLERFIKAIESPYGMVLVTGPTGSGKSTTLYSALSRLNKEEVNIMTAEDPVEYNIFGINQVQMKEEIGLNFAAALRSFLRQDPDIIMVGEIRDYETAEIAIKAALTGHLVLSTLHTNDAPSTVNRLLNMGIEPFLVASSTVLILAQRLARKICTKCKTEINLPKEALLSVGFRKDEIGKFKVYKGKGCDHCSGTGYKGRVALYEVMEVSENIRELVLRGANATEIKKMAIDEGMITLRRSGLEKVKKGVTTIEEVVRVTFAD; from the coding sequence ATGGTTTCTGCAAAGATTGGAGCGCTTTTATTAAGTGAGAATCTTATCACAGAGGAGCAACTTGAAAAGGCTCTTGAAATTCAAAAAAAAGAAGGTGGTAGATTAGGTAGTATCCTGATTAAGTTGGGTTATGTGGATGAAAAGAAGATTGCTGAGTTTTTGAGTAAGCAGTATGGTGTTCCTTTTGTAGATTTAAAAGAGATTCAGGTTGATGACAAAATATTATCTTTGATTCCTCAAGAGATGATGCAAAAGTTTTTGGTAGTTCCTTTTGATAGAGAAGGGCAGACTTTAAAAGTGGCTATAGCTGATCCTTCAAATGTTTACGCAATGGAAGAATTAAGATTCCTAACTGGTTTTAATATTAAACCCTATGTTGCTGTTGAATCAGCTATCAGGGAATTTTTAGAAAAAAGGGGCAGTTCAGAATCAAATGTGTTAGCAGAATTTGAGGAGATGGATTTAGAAGATTTAGAGTTTGAAGAGCTTGAGGAGGAAGAAAAAAGCGCTGAGGCATTGAAAAAAGAAGTAGAAGATACACCCGTTGTTAAATTGGTTAATTATATACTAAATGAAGCAGTAAAACGTGGAGCATCTGATATACATGTAGAACCTTACGAAAAAGATTTTAGAGTTAGACTTAGGGTTGACGGGGTTATGCATGAATTGATACGACCCCCTAGAAAAATAAAAGATGCAGTTACTTCAAGGTTAAAAATTCTTGCAAATCTTGATATCGCAGAAAAAAGGTTACCTCAAGATGGTAGGATTAAAATAAAACTTCAGGGTAGATCTATTGATATGAGGGTATCCACTTTGCCTGTGTTGTATGGCGAAAAAGTGGTGTTAAGGATACTGGACAAATCTAATTTGCAATTAGATCTTGAAAAATTAGGGTTTGAAGAGAGCTCTTTGGAAAGGTTTATAAAAGCAATTGAGAGTCCATATGGTATGGTGTTGGTTACTGGGCCTACTGGTAGTGGTAAATCTACGACTCTTTATTCAGCTTTGAGTCGTTTGAATAAAGAAGAAGTAAATATAATGACTGCTGAAGATCCAGTTGAATACAATATCTTTGGTATTAATCAGGTGCAAATGAAAGAGGAGATTGGATTAAATTTTGCGGCAGCTTTGAGAAGTTTTTTGAGGCAAGACCCGGATATTATAATGGTTGGTGAAATTAGAGATTATGAAACTGCTGAAATAGCTATAAAAGCTGCCCTTACCGGTCATTTAGTTTTGTCCACTTTACACACAAATGATGCTCCCAGTACTGTTAATAGGTTATTAAATATGGGGATTGAACCATTTTTGGTTGCATCATCCACTGTGTTGATTTTGGCTCAAAGGTTAGCAAGAAAAATTTGTACCAAGTGTAAAACTGAGATTAATTTACCTAAAGAAGCTTTATTATCTGTTGGTTTTAGAAAGGATGAGATAGGTAAATTTAAAGTTTATAAAGGTAAAGGTTGTGATCATTGTAGTGGTACTGGTTATAAAGGAAGGGTTGCTCTATATGAAGTAATGGAAGTATCAGAGAATATACGAGAGCTTGTTTTAAGAGGTGCGAATGCTACTGAGATAAAGAAAATGGCAATCGATGAGGGGATGATAACTCTTAGGAGGAGTGGTTTGGAAAAAGTAAAAAAAGGTGTAACAACCATAGAAGAGGTTGTAAGAGTAACCTTTGCAGATTAG
- a CDS encoding uracil-xanthine permease family protein, translating into MNDSAFKTLIVGVQMLFVAFGALVLVPLLTGLDPSIALFTAGAGTLLFQFITKRKVPVFLASSFAFIAPIQYGMKHFGVAKTLGGLTCAGLVYLIFALLVKKGGIKAIERYLPPIVTGPVIMVIGLKLAPVAVKMAKSFDGSGNFDPKAMVISLVSLITAILVVMYGKRILSLIPILTGIFVGYIVSLLMGVVDFTPVIQAKWFSIPWVEAIKNGSYAVPVFDLAAIMYIVPVAIAPAIEHVGDVLAISSVTGKNYLEDPGLHRTLTGDGLATALASLLGGPPNTTYSEVTGAVALTKAFNPVYMTVAAITAIILSFFGKLGAVLKTIPVPVMGGILILLFGMIAAIGIGSLVKNKVNMSKSRNLVIASVVLVIGIGDMVISFWRISLGGIGLAGLVGIFLNAILPEDK; encoded by the coding sequence ATGAACGATAGTGCTTTCAAAACGTTAATTGTTGGTGTTCAGATGCTTTTTGTAGCATTTGGAGCCCTTGTCTTAGTTCCTTTATTGACAGGTCTTGATCCATCTATTGCACTTTTTACTGCTGGTGCTGGGACATTGTTATTTCAATTTATTACTAAAAGAAAAGTACCTGTATTTTTAGCAAGCTCATTTGCTTTTATAGCTCCCATTCAGTATGGGATGAAACATTTTGGTGTAGCAAAAACATTAGGTGGTTTAACTTGTGCAGGTTTAGTTTATTTGATATTTGCGTTATTAGTCAAAAAAGGTGGGATAAAAGCGATTGAAAGGTATCTTCCCCCAATTGTAACAGGGCCAGTTATTATGGTTATTGGTTTGAAGCTTGCGCCTGTTGCTGTTAAAATGGCAAAAAGTTTTGATGGATCTGGTAATTTTGATCCAAAAGCAATGGTTATCTCTTTAGTATCGTTGATTACTGCTATCTTGGTCGTAATGTATGGTAAAAGAATATTAAGTCTAATCCCAATTCTAACTGGTATTTTTGTAGGTTATATAGTTTCCCTTTTGATGGGTGTTGTTGATTTTACCCCGGTTATTCAGGCGAAATGGTTTAGTATCCCTTGGGTTGAGGCAATTAAAAATGGAAGTTATGCTGTACCTGTTTTTGATCTGGCTGCAATAATGTATATTGTGCCTGTTGCTATTGCTCCAGCTATAGAGCATGTTGGTGATGTGTTGGCAATATCTTCTGTGACTGGTAAAAACTATTTAGAGGATCCAGGATTGCATAGAACTTTGACAGGGGATGGTTTAGCTACAGCTCTTGCATCTTTATTGGGTGGACCACCTAATACCACATATTCAGAAGTTACTGGCGCTGTTGCTTTAACAAAAGCGTTTAATCCTGTTTATATGACAGTTGCAGCTATTACTGCTATTATTTTATCTTTTTTTGGTAAATTGGGTGCTGTTTTAAAAACCATACCCGTTCCTGTAATGGGTGGTATACTTATCTTATTGTTTGGTATGATAGCTGCAATTGGTATAGGTTCTTTAGTTAAAAATAAAGTTAATATGAGTAAATCGAGAAACTTGGTTATTGCGTCTGTTGTGTTGGTAATAGGTATAGGCGATATGGTTATCTCTTTTTGGAGAATAAGCTTAGGTGGTATTGGTTTGGCAGGTTTGGTTGGGATATTTTTAAATGCAATTTTACCGGAGGATAAATAA
- the aroE gene encoding shikimate dehydrogenase: protein MEMNNYCLIGNPVKHSLSPIIHNFFIFNSKINAGYVAFEVDERDFENFVKFLRLNFDGFNITLPYKQKIFKYLDEVDDVAYEIGAVNCVKVSDGKLTGFNTDYYGIVKTFELFNVDLFDKEIVVVGCGGAARPLFYYLKGKPYKNLIILNRTVEKAEKVASEFELEKVKIISLSHLEIINNCDIIINASSIGLDNGVFMNLKLSVNDFAFDMQYKLNGLTPFLKEVEVDKKSDGIYMLILQAIKSFEIWNNKSYNFDIKKIIKHIEG from the coding sequence ATGGAGATGAATAATTATTGTTTAATAGGTAATCCGGTTAAACATTCTTTATCACCAATAATTCATAATTTCTTTATATTTAATTCCAAAATTAATGCGGGTTATGTAGCTTTTGAGGTTGATGAAAGAGATTTTGAAAATTTTGTTAAATTTTTACGTTTAAATTTTGATGGTTTTAATATTACTTTACCTTATAAGCAGAAAATTTTTAAATATTTAGATGAAGTAGATGATGTTGCTTATGAAATTGGTGCTGTAAATTGTGTAAAAGTATCTGACGGGAAACTAACAGGTTTTAATACAGATTATTATGGCATAGTAAAAACTTTTGAACTGTTTAATGTGGATTTGTTTGATAAAGAAATAGTTGTTGTTGGTTGTGGAGGAGCTGCTAGACCTCTTTTTTATTATCTAAAAGGGAAACCTTATAAGAATTTAATTATATTAAATAGGACTGTTGAAAAAGCTGAAAAAGTTGCATCTGAATTTGAATTGGAAAAGGTTAAAATAATTTCATTATCACATTTGGAAATAATAAATAATTGTGATATAATTATTAATGCAAGTTCCATAGGATTGGATAATGGGGTTTTTATGAATTTAAAATTATCTGTAAACGATTTTGCTTTTGATATGCAATATAAGTTAAATGGTTTAACGCCTTTTCTTAAAGAGGTTGAAGTAGATAAAAAAAGTGATGGGATTTATATGCTAATTTTGCAAGCAATTAAATCCTTTGAAATTTGGAATAATAAGAGTTATAATTTTGATATAAAAAAAATAATAAAACATATAGAGGGATAA
- the nusB gene encoding transcription antitermination factor NusB: protein MKLKSIAREKAFKMLYQAEMTNFKPDRLIKQFWELDEEKNEKVKLLANKLFRLVIDKKGYADDIISKYLKEGWTFERLTETVKNTLRLGIAELFNTETPVYAILDEYTTLAKKYEDEKAASFVNGVLEKIRKDFNIERG from the coding sequence ATGAAATTGAAAAGTATTGCTAGAGAAAAGGCTTTTAAAATGTTATATCAGGCTGAAATGACTAATTTTAAGCCTGATCGTTTAATTAAGCAGTTTTGGGAATTAGATGAAGAGAAAAATGAAAAGGTAAAATTGCTTGCAAATAAACTGTTTAGACTTGTCATAGATAAAAAAGGTTATGCTGATGATATAATTTCTAAGTATTTAAAAGAAGGGTGGACATTTGAGAGATTGACTGAAACCGTAAAAAATACGCTGAGATTAGGTATTGCAGAATTGTTTAATACTGAGACTCCAGTTTATGCCATACTTGATGAGTATACAACATTGGCTAAAAAGTATGAAGATGAAAAAGCTGCTTCATTTGTGAATGGAGTTTTAGAAAAAATACGTAAAGATTTTAATATAGAAAGAGGATAA
- a CDS encoding DUF4911 domain-containing protein: MTDLYSVRIKFTTDKKNIIYINSIMDSYEGLGIVRTIDKKEGKVVVYSTNGLYKYAMEVLDALKSEGVKIENLTIEESESVDEW; encoded by the coding sequence ATGACCGACTTGTATTCTGTTCGTATTAAATTTACAACAGATAAAAAGAATATTATTTATATTAACAGTATCATGGACTCTTATGAGGGGTTAGGTATAGTTAGAACTATAGATAAAAAAGAGGGTAAAGTTGTTGTATATTCAACAAACGGTTTATATAAATATGCTATGGAAGTTTTAGACGCATTAAAAAGTGAAGGAGTAAAGATTGAAAATTTGACAATAGAAGAAAGTGAGAGTGTAGATGAATGGTAA
- a CDS encoding 3'-5' exoribonuclease YhaM family protein yields MDLRIKGSKYLIFEINKSVTKDNRPYIKVILMDKDGNTFNGIMFDSNKLKFDPEKGHIVEVIANIQHYNGQPQFKILDMSLVEGENRFDFFPKTENDVDKMLIEMKNLIFQNINNRYLVELLNKFFNDKEIIEKFKVIPAAKNVHHAYIGGLLEHTFSVVKLALILSDYYSQDIDKELLVVGALFHDIGKLFELTIDESFDYTEDGKLLGHLLLGIDLINKYISQIDGFPSRLKSLINHMIASHHGILEYGSPKKPKTKEALLLHYIDDMDAKLNTFKSLLEKEKVDEGWTSYDRLLERQIFNHNSNY; encoded by the coding sequence ATGGATTTAAGAATTAAAGGTAGTAAGTATTTAATATTTGAAATAAACAAAAGTGTTACTAAAGATAACAGACCTTATATCAAAGTTATTTTGATGGATAAGGATGGAAATACATTTAATGGTATAATGTTTGATAGTAATAAACTAAAATTTGATCCAGAAAAAGGTCATATTGTTGAAGTGATTGCAAATATTCAGCATTACAACGGTCAACCACAGTTTAAGATTTTGGATATGTCATTGGTTGAAGGTGAAAATCGTTTTGATTTTTTCCCAAAAACAGAAAACGATGTTGATAAAATGTTAATTGAGATGAAAAATCTAATATTTCAAAATATCAATAATAGATATCTTGTTGAACTTTTAAATAAATTTTTTAATGACAAAGAGATAATAGAAAAATTTAAAGTTATCCCTGCAGCTAAAAATGTTCATCATGCTTATATTGGTGGTTTATTGGAGCATACATTTTCGGTTGTAAAATTAGCTTTGATATTATCAGACTATTACTCCCAAGACATTGATAAAGAACTCCTTGTAGTAGGTGCTCTATTTCATGATATTGGAAAACTTTTTGAGCTCACAATTGATGAAAGTTTTGATTATACAGAAGATGGTAAGCTTTTAGGGCATTTGCTCTTAGGTATAGATTTGATAAATAAATATATCAGCCAAATTGATGGGTTTCCAAGTAGGTTAAAAAGTTTAATAAATCATATGATTGCTTCACATCATGGTATCTTAGAGTATGGTTCACCTAAAAAACCAAAAACGAAAGAGGCATTGTTGCTACATTATATAGATGATATGGATGCTAAACTTAATACGTTTAAGTCTTTATTAGAAAAAGAAAAAGTTGATGAAGGATGGACTAGCTATGACAGGCTATTAGAAAGACAGATATTTAATCATAATTCCAATTATTAG
- the upp gene encoding uracil phosphoribosyltransferase: MKYENLIIIDHPLIKHKLTYVRDKNTPKKEFKELVDEIAMLMAYEITKDFPLEEIEIETPICKTKSWVVSGKKVVLVPILRAGLGMVDGVLKLIPSARVGHVGIYRDPKTVKPVTYYFKIPSDCEDRDFILIDPMLATGGSAVEAARILKENGVKNIKFMCLIAAPEGVEAFSKAHPDIKIYTAALDERLNEKKYIVPGLGDAGDRLFGTK; the protein is encoded by the coding sequence ATGAAATATGAAAATTTAATTATAATCGATCACCCATTAATTAAACACAAATTAACTTACGTGAGAGATAAGAACACCCCAAAAAAAGAGTTTAAAGAGCTTGTGGATGAAATTGCAATGCTAATGGCTTATGAAATAACTAAAGATTTCCCTTTAGAAGAGATTGAAATTGAGACTCCTATTTGTAAAACAAAATCTTGGGTAGTATCAGGGAAGAAGGTTGTTCTTGTACCAATATTAAGAGCAGGTTTAGGGATGGTGGATGGAGTATTAAAACTTATCCCTTCTGCAAGAGTTGGACATGTCGGGATTTATAGAGACCCAAAAACAGTTAAACCAGTAACATATTACTTTAAAATTCCAAGCGATTGTGAAGATAGAGATTTTATTCTGATCGATCCTATGTTAGCTACAGGAGGCTCTGCTGTAGAAGCAGCAAGGATTTTAAAAGAAAATGGGGTTAAAAATATTAAATTTATGTGTTTAATTGCTGCACCAGAAGGTGTTGAAGCTTTTTCAAAAGCGCACCCTGATATAAAAATTTATACTGCTGCGCTGGATGAAAGATTGAATGAGAAAAAATATATAGTTCCTGGTTTAGGTGATGCAGGTGATAGGCTGTTTGGTACAAAATAA
- a CDS encoding type IV pilus twitching motility protein PilT, whose amino-acid sequence MYSLQDLLKKMIEINASDLHITVGTQPVYRVNGELVRIDGEVLTPSVTKQMCYSILTEAQKKRFEEEWELDFSFGIKGVSRFRANIFMQRGAVAAAFRRIPYKVMGFEELGLPPIIKTLCDKPRGLILVTGPTGSGKSTTLAAMIDKINNEKKVHIITIEDPIEYLHPHKQAVVNQREVHADTKSFITALKYILRQDPDVVLIGEMRDLETIEAALTVSETGHLTFGTLHTNSAVQTINRIIDVFPPHQQPQIRAQLSFVLEGVICQQLLQRADGKGRVLACEVLIPNPAIRNLIREDKLHQIYSMMQTGQEEHGMITMSQSLYELYKKGLITYEDAINRAVYPDEVRNMIDQGGIKNRGRF is encoded by the coding sequence ATGTATTCATTGCAGGATTTATTGAAAAAGATGATAGAAATTAATGCAAGTGATTTACACATTACAGTTGGTACACAACCAGTTTATAGAGTAAATGGTGAGCTTGTAAGAATTGATGGGGAAGTTTTAACACCATCCGTTACAAAACAGATGTGTTATTCTATATTGACAGAAGCTCAAAAGAAAAGATTTGAAGAGGAGTGGGAATTAGACTTCTCTTTTGGAATTAAAGGTGTGAGTAGGTTCAGGGCAAATATTTTTATGCAAAGAGGTGCAGTAGCTGCAGCTTTTAGAAGAATCCCTTATAAAGTTATGGGTTTTGAAGAGTTGGGATTGCCACCAATTATTAAAACATTATGTGATAAACCGAGAGGACTCATATTAGTAACTGGGCCTACAGGGAGCGGGAAGTCTACAACACTTGCTGCTATGATTGATAAAATTAATAATGAGAAAAAAGTGCATATTATTACAATAGAAGACCCAATAGAATATCTTCATCCGCATAAACAGGCAGTTGTTAACCAAAGAGAAGTTCATGCCGATACTAAGTCTTTTATCACAGCATTGAAGTATATTTTAAGGCAAGACCCGGATGTTGTTTTAATAGGTGAGATGAGAGATTTAGAAACAATTGAAGCAGCTTTGACTGTATCTGAAACTGGTCACCTGACTTTTGGAACATTGCATACAAATAGTGCCGTACAAACTATTAACAGAATCATTGATGTTTTTCCTCCTCACCAGCAGCCACAAATTAGGGCACAGCTGTCGTTTGTTTTAGAAGGGGTAATATGTCAACAGTTGCTACAGAGAGCAGATGGAAAAGGGAGAGTGCTTGCTTGTGAAGTTTTGATACCAAATCCAGCTATAAGAAATCTAATTAGAGAAGATAAATTACATCAAATTTACTCAATGATGCAAACTGGTCAGGAAGAGCATGGAATGATTACAATGAGTCAATCGCTATATGAGCTTTATAAAAAAGGTCTTATAACTTATGAAGATGCAATTAATAGAGCAGTATACCCTGATGAAGTAAGAAATATGATTGATCAAGGTGGAATTAAAAATAGAGGTAGATTTTAA
- a CDS encoding DUF502 domain-containing protein, producing the protein MKRFRLFLRNTFIAGIFTVLPIVITYFFLSFVFDKFSGFLIPYLKIGVRYLPSNIHVPVSSLRFISFILMILIIFFVGLFTRNYVGKKFLTLLDKTLRNIPFVKTIYISTKQIIEAFQTSKGANFKKVVMIEYPRRGIYSIGFVTKDTSEFFNSKIGEVCYNIFIPTTPNPTSGFILIVPKKDVYELDMSVEEGIKFVISAGLVTPDMLKQKDGDE; encoded by the coding sequence ATGAAAAGATTTAGACTTTTTTTAAGAAATACGTTCATTGCTGGAATTTTTACTGTATTACCCATTGTAATTACATATTTTTTCCTAAGTTTTGTGTTTGATAAATTTAGTGGCTTTTTGATCCCCTATCTTAAGATAGGGGTCCGTTATTTACCCTCTAATATACATGTTCCTGTTTCATCGTTACGATTTATTTCTTTTATTTTGATGATATTGATTATTTTCTTTGTGGGGTTGTTTACGAGAAATTATGTTGGGAAAAAGTTTTTAACATTGTTAGATAAGACATTGAGAAATATACCATTTGTGAAAACAATTTATATTTCAACAAAACAGATTATTGAAGCATTTCAAACCTCAAAAGGGGCAAATTTTAAGAAAGTCGTTATGATTGAGTATCCAAGACGAGGTATTTATAGTATCGGATTTGTTACGAAGGATACTTCTGAGTTTTTTAATAGTAAAATTGGTGAAGTATGTTATAATATTTTTATACCCACAACCCCAAATCCAACATCAGGATTTATTTTAATAGTTCCTAAAAAAGATGTATATGAGCTTGATATGTCTGTAGAGGAGGGGATAAAGTTTGTTATTTCTGCTGGCCTTGTGACTCCAGATATGCTAAAACAAAAAGATGGAGATGAATAA
- a CDS encoding TldD/PmbA family protein produces MNGKSFFYDILEDLYKFSDYADIYIENTVYDTIVFESGKLDRFEKIKDSGIGLRIIKNYKTYYAYTTSFDIKDIQECVENLCEMSESSEKNDIFSIEKTVSYEYEKSNKTYNLTSKIDKIKNVDSIAWGSKFTKQVSTNFKETKKNIRIITSDGNDLSQELNYVTLFCTVICEKDGVLQTGYESIGGLYSFDKLLEERVEIVSKNALKRALQNLEADYAPAGEMCVILSSNAGGTMVHEAVGHGLEADLATNGLSVYQNKIGEKVASEKITVIDDATLDGKRGSFYFDDEGVEAQRTVLIENGVLKNYMYDRLYAMKNNCQSTGNGRRQSYRYKPIVRMTNTLIAPGNDNPDDIISSVDEGLFVVKMGGGQVNTVNGDFVFEVNEGYLIKNGKIQNPVKNATLIGNGPKIMMEIDMVGNDLGFGIGTCGKDGQGVPVSDAQPTLRIPKITVGGK; encoded by the coding sequence ATGAATGGTAAAAGTTTTTTTTATGATATCTTAGAGGATTTGTATAAGTTTTCAGATTATGCTGATATCTATATTGAAAATACTGTTTATGATACGATAGTTTTTGAAAGTGGGAAATTAGATCGTTTTGAAAAAATAAAGGATTCAGGTATAGGCTTACGTATAATCAAAAATTATAAAACTTATTATGCCTATACAACAAGCTTCGACATCAAAGATATTCAAGAATGTGTGGAAAATTTGTGTGAAATGTCAGAGTCTTCAGAGAAAAATGACATATTTTCAATTGAGAAAACAGTTAGCTATGAATATGAAAAATCTAACAAAACCTATAATTTAACGTCAAAAATTGACAAGATAAAAAACGTAGATTCTATTGCTTGGGGATCGAAATTTACAAAGCAGGTTTCCACAAATTTTAAAGAAACCAAGAAGAATATAAGAATTATAACCAGTGATGGAAATGACTTATCACAAGAATTAAATTATGTAACTCTTTTTTGCACAGTTATATGTGAAAAGGATGGAGTTTTACAAACCGGGTATGAGTCTATTGGTGGCCTTTACTCTTTTGATAAACTTCTTGAAGAAAGGGTTGAAATTGTAAGTAAAAATGCGTTGAAAAGAGCCTTGCAAAATCTAGAAGCTGATTATGCACCTGCGGGTGAAATGTGTGTGATTTTATCCAGCAATGCTGGTGGGACGATGGTTCATGAAGCTGTTGGTCATGGTTTAGAAGCAGATCTTGCTACTAATGGGCTAAGTGTTTATCAAAATAAGATCGGAGAAAAAGTAGCGTCAGAGAAGATTACAGTTATAGATGATGCAACCTTGGATGGAAAAAGAGGGAGTTTTTATTTTGATGATGAAGGAGTTGAAGCTCAGAGAACAGTACTGATTGAAAATGGGGTTTTAAAAAACTATATGTATGATAGATTATATGCAATGAAAAATAATTGCCAAAGTACTGGAAATGGTAGAAGACAATCTTACAGATACAAACCAATTGTTAGAATGACTAATACCTTAATAGCTCCAGGAAATGATAACCCTGATGATATTATTAGTTCAGTTGATGAAGGTTTGTTTGTTGTTAAAATGGGTGGTGGGCAGGTAAACACTGTAAATGGTGATTTTGTTTTTGAAGTAAACGAAGGGTATTTGATAAAAAATGGTAAAATACAGAATCCTGTAAAAAATGCCACACTGATCGGTAATGGTCCAAAAATTATGATGGAAATAGATATGGTTGGGAATGATCTTGGTTTTGGAATAGGTACATGTGGTAAAGATGGACAGGGAGTGCCAGTGAGTGATGCTCAACCAACATTGAGAATTCCTAAAATAACTGTAGGTGGTAAATAA